In Gulosibacter molinativorax, a single window of DNA contains:
- a CDS encoding glycosyltransferase family protein: MKTRAQRYARDAQAGSARALHLLKQRGDLNSHVPEEYWPSPQPDSADPLRTFLPLPPAEGLSEWFFGSATRSNDGGARDSNCIVLFVSVDGSEDAYPVSALARLLASRRGLKDSLHTIVITAPDATRRARAVLRSGRIRTGVSVVEAPDATRLNALFSLTSAMVIPTQVPATELPINKVNSAQFKARAAGVPVAAWPAESPLPAMAHELVVPALAASTRIASRIARFQALEQTVDIPSHRPDVWQEPTHLYHGASTTDRPQRIVVAGHDMKFAHAGIDELRRLGHEVQLDEWTGHARHDEEHSNELLDWADVVWCEWTLGNAAWYSQRMSPGKRLVTRLHLQELSTAFPSTVHWENVDATLVVADHVRRQLLRDSDAAEERTAVMPNMVHIPETVPEHADDARFRLGLAGMVPARKGLREALDVLKALREVDPRYSLSLRGKRPEEYPWMADRTGESEYFDRELARIENDPLLGDAVEFSPFGPDMSSWYQQVGVALSTSEFESFHFTAPDGAAHGAAPFLLSWPGADLLYPAAWLHPDTDGLAKSILETTQDAVTWRTRAAEAREFIADTYSEPRVLDALVSTILGSSAS; this comes from the coding sequence GTGAAGACCCGCGCGCAGCGCTATGCGCGGGATGCGCAAGCCGGCTCGGCGCGTGCGCTTCACCTCTTAAAGCAGCGAGGCGATCTCAACAGCCACGTCCCGGAAGAGTACTGGCCTAGCCCCCAGCCGGACAGCGCCGATCCCCTTCGCACCTTCCTCCCCCTCCCACCGGCCGAGGGCCTGTCAGAGTGGTTCTTCGGCTCGGCAACGCGCTCGAACGACGGCGGGGCGCGGGATTCGAATTGCATCGTGCTGTTCGTGAGCGTCGATGGCAGCGAGGATGCATACCCAGTTTCGGCACTCGCCCGACTGCTTGCCAGCCGTCGCGGTCTCAAGGACTCGCTCCACACGATCGTGATTACGGCGCCCGATGCCACCCGCCGTGCCCGCGCCGTTCTCCGTTCCGGACGAATCCGCACCGGTGTTTCTGTCGTCGAGGCGCCGGACGCCACTCGGCTCAATGCCCTCTTCAGCCTCACTTCCGCGATGGTAATCCCAACACAAGTTCCAGCTACAGAATTGCCCATAAACAAGGTCAATTCGGCACAATTCAAAGCGCGCGCAGCGGGCGTTCCCGTCGCCGCATGGCCGGCAGAATCCCCGCTCCCTGCGATGGCTCACGAGCTCGTCGTACCCGCGCTCGCCGCATCGACTCGCATCGCGAGCAGAATCGCTCGATTCCAGGCGCTCGAGCAAACGGTCGATATCCCGAGCCACCGCCCCGACGTCTGGCAGGAGCCCACGCACCTCTACCATGGCGCATCCACAACGGACCGCCCGCAGCGCATCGTCGTGGCCGGTCACGACATGAAATTCGCGCACGCTGGCATCGACGAGTTGCGGCGCCTCGGCCACGAGGTGCAGCTCGACGAGTGGACGGGCCACGCGCGCCATGATGAGGAGCACAGCAACGAGCTCCTCGACTGGGCCGACGTCGTCTGGTGCGAGTGGACCCTCGGGAACGCCGCCTGGTATTCGCAGCGGATGAGCCCCGGGAAGCGGCTCGTCACCCGGCTCCACCTGCAGGAGCTCTCCACGGCATTCCCCTCGACGGTTCATTGGGAGAACGTCGACGCAACCCTCGTCGTTGCCGATCACGTCCGCCGGCAGCTCCTGCGCGATAGCGACGCGGCCGAGGAACGCACCGCGGTCATGCCGAACATGGTGCACATCCCCGAAACTGTTCCCGAGCACGCTGATGACGCTCGCTTCCGGCTCGGCCTCGCCGGCATGGTCCCCGCGCGCAAGGGGCTGCGCGAGGCCCTCGACGTGCTCAAAGCCCTGCGCGAGGTCGACCCGCGCTACTCGCTGTCGCTGCGCGGCAAGCGCCCAGAGGAATACCCCTGGATGGCCGACCGCACCGGCGAGAGCGAATATTTCGACAGGGAGCTCGCGCGCATCGAGAACGATCCGCTCCTGGGCGACGCCGTCGAGTTCTCACCGTTCGGGCCCGATATGTCTTCCTGGTATCAGCAGGTCGGCGTCGCGCTCTCAACGAGCGAGTTCGAGTCCTTCCACTTCACTGCCCCTGATGGCGCAGCGCACGGGGCCGCACCCTTCCTGCTGAGCTGGCCGGGTGCAGATTTGCTCTACCCCGCCGCTTGGCTGCATCCCGACACCGACGGCCTTGCCAAATCCATTCTCGAGACGACCCAGGATGCCGTGACTTGGCGAACCAGGGCCGCCGAGGCTCGCGAGTTCATTGCGGACACCTATTCCGAGCCCCGCGTGTTGGATGCGCTGGTCAGCACGATCCTCGGGTCGAGCGCGAGCTAA
- a CDS encoding glycosyltransferase family 4 protein gives MTSIPRRRWARNVALTAQTVSEHVVDDPALLALQTSRKLPASLRSTFGNLLAQVGSRGSRTMEAFGYELAGDHKKARQALDTIIGRIENEGVDAQRHRLVPHVADIALSIGDQDRVEELLRNVPVDKRGAPWFATASRFALYRGDHDAAVEYASRHPRNTHLAKRMIGERDTFAEFTPEYPAEPSYEAIPGRILHALTNSFPHTRSGYAQRSHSILRSLADRGYEVRAVTRPGYPAYTGVLWSADEDVIDGITYARLTPARLATGLKCRLVQHVEMLADEVRRFRPAVLHTTTHFTNALVVQAVARAFDIPWVYEVRGQLADTWASTRGPKAFESQRYQQFVAREREVTQNADAVVTLGDNMRQQLIDAGVSSEKISVCPNAVGSPFIDVAPTIAEAREHLGIEPDALYVGTVSSIVYYEGLDLLLRAVAKLAPDFPKLRVRIAGDGAELSHLQYMAEGLGIADRCEFPGRVSRAEASWNHAALDVFVVPRKDHRVTRAVTPMKTVEASAVGRPVVAADLPALEELVEDGVTGLLFEAENVDALAQAMRELLTDPDRRVRMGAAGREWALTTRTWASNAETYAGIYDALTESQARRSQE, from the coding sequence GTGACATCGATTCCCCGCAGGCGGTGGGCGCGCAACGTCGCGCTCACCGCTCAAACGGTTTCCGAGCACGTCGTTGACGACCCGGCCCTACTCGCGCTGCAGACCTCGCGAAAGCTTCCGGCTTCGCTCCGCAGCACGTTCGGCAACCTCCTCGCGCAGGTCGGGTCGCGCGGTTCTCGCACGATGGAGGCGTTCGGGTACGAGCTGGCTGGCGACCACAAAAAGGCGCGACAGGCGCTCGACACCATCATCGGTCGCATCGAGAACGAGGGCGTCGACGCCCAGCGGCACCGACTCGTGCCGCACGTGGCCGACATCGCGCTGTCGATCGGTGATCAAGACCGCGTCGAGGAGCTGCTCCGAAACGTGCCCGTCGACAAGCGCGGCGCGCCCTGGTTCGCGACCGCGTCTCGATTCGCGCTCTACCGCGGCGATCACGACGCGGCCGTCGAATACGCATCCCGGCACCCCCGCAATACCCATCTCGCGAAACGGATGATCGGCGAGCGCGACACCTTCGCGGAATTCACACCCGAGTACCCCGCCGAGCCCTCCTACGAGGCGATACCAGGGCGCATCCTGCACGCGCTCACGAACTCGTTCCCACACACCCGCAGCGGGTACGCGCAGCGGAGCCACTCGATACTGCGCTCGCTCGCCGACCGCGGCTACGAGGTGCGGGCCGTCACCCGCCCGGGGTATCCCGCATACACCGGCGTGCTGTGGAGCGCCGACGAAGACGTGATCGACGGAATCACCTACGCGCGACTCACTCCCGCTCGGCTTGCGACCGGCCTCAAGTGTCGGCTCGTCCAGCACGTCGAAATGCTCGCCGACGAGGTGCGGCGGTTCCGCCCCGCGGTGCTGCACACCACGACCCACTTCACCAACGCGCTCGTGGTGCAAGCGGTCGCCCGAGCCTTCGACATCCCGTGGGTCTATGAAGTTCGCGGCCAGCTCGCCGACACATGGGCGTCGACGCGTGGGCCAAAGGCGTTTGAATCGCAGCGCTATCAACAGTTCGTGGCGCGCGAGCGCGAGGTCACGCAGAACGCGGATGCCGTGGTCACCCTCGGCGACAATATGCGGCAGCAGCTCATCGACGCAGGAGTTAGCAGCGAGAAGATCTCGGTGTGCCCGAACGCGGTCGGTTCGCCGTTCATCGATGTAGCGCCAACGATCGCGGAAGCCCGCGAGCATCTCGGTATTGAGCCGGATGCGCTCTACGTCGGCACGGTCTCAAGCATCGTGTATTACGAGGGGCTTGACCTGCTGCTGCGCGCGGTCGCCAAGCTCGCGCCTGACTTCCCGAAGCTGCGCGTGCGAATCGCGGGCGACGGCGCCGAGCTTTCGCACCTGCAGTACATGGCCGAGGGCCTGGGCATCGCGGACCGTTGCGAATTTCCCGGGCGAGTGTCGCGTGCCGAGGCATCGTGGAACCACGCGGCGCTCGATGTATTCGTCGTCCCACGGAAAGATCATCGCGTCACCCGAGCCGTCACCCCGATGAAGACGGTCGAGGCATCCGCGGTCGGTCGACCAGTGGTCGCAGCCGACCTGCCCGCGCTCGAGGAGCTCGTGGAAGACGGCGTGACCGGTCTGCTTTTCGAGGCCGAGAACGTGGATGCGCTGGCGCAGGCGATGCGGGAGCTGCTCACTGACCCCGATCGGCGCGTGCGAATGGGCGCTGCCGGGCGGGAATGGGCGCTGACGACCAGGACGTGGGCCTCGAACGCCGAGACCTACGCCGGAATCTACGACGCGCTGACCGAGAGTCAAGCACGACGCTCGCAGGAATAG
- a CDS encoding glycosyltransferase family 4 protein, translating into MNPKRPWRQNISLTGQTVVEHIVDDPIQLMLQISRRLPAKARGPVGKAIASLAGDRFGAAATVGQEIAGDRAGAEAALDQATQGAALTRSQGGSKAAHLADVALSMGDHERAERLLQQVPPASRRAAWYAAAARIALYRGDHDLAVEFASRHPRNVALARRMLGEQQVFAGYRPDLPAEPNYEPVTGRVLHVLTNSLPHTASGYAQRSHSILKSLVERGFEAQAVTRPGYPVQVGIPWAASEDIVEDIHYVRLLPTRLGQGLKARADQHAALLAAEVRRYRPAILHTTTHFTNAIAVASVAKAFGIPWVYEVRGQLADTWASTRGPQALTSQRYREFSARELDAAKSADAVVTLGENMKRQLVAGGVSEAKISVCPNAVGVPFINEPPTQGDARARLGLEPDVQLIGTVSSIVDYEGLDLLLRAAALLIPSHPRLRVRIAGDGVALPGLKVLAEELGIADRCDFPGRVQRAEAIWHHAALDVFVVPRKDLTVTRSVTPMKTVEASAVGRPVVASRLPALEELVVDGETGLLFEAENAGALADTLRSLLDDQPRIERMGANGREWALETRTWAANATTYENVYARLAR; encoded by the coding sequence ATGAATCCCAAGCGGCCGTGGCGCCAGAACATTTCGCTGACGGGGCAAACCGTCGTCGAGCACATCGTCGATGACCCGATTCAGCTGATGCTGCAGATTTCGCGGCGATTGCCCGCGAAGGCTCGGGGGCCCGTCGGTAAGGCAATCGCGAGCCTGGCGGGTGACCGCTTCGGCGCCGCCGCAACGGTCGGGCAAGAAATCGCGGGGGACCGCGCGGGGGCCGAGGCGGCACTCGATCAGGCCACGCAGGGCGCGGCCCTCACTCGGAGTCAGGGTGGCAGCAAGGCGGCGCACCTCGCCGACGTCGCCCTGTCGATGGGCGACCACGAGCGTGCCGAGCGGCTCCTGCAGCAGGTGCCGCCAGCATCCCGCCGCGCCGCGTGGTACGCGGCTGCCGCACGGATCGCGCTGTATCGCGGCGATCACGATCTCGCCGTGGAGTTCGCGAGCCGCCACCCCCGCAATGTTGCGCTCGCGCGACGGATGCTGGGGGAGCAGCAGGTGTTCGCGGGATACCGGCCCGACCTACCTGCGGAACCGAACTACGAACCCGTGACCGGTCGCGTGTTGCACGTGCTCACCAATTCGCTGCCGCATACCGCAAGCGGTTACGCTCAGCGCAGCCACTCGATTCTCAAGTCGCTCGTCGAGCGCGGATTCGAGGCGCAGGCCGTGACGCGGCCCGGCTACCCGGTCCAGGTGGGCATCCCGTGGGCCGCGTCCGAGGACATCGTCGAGGACATTCACTATGTGCGCCTGTTGCCGACGCGCCTCGGGCAGGGCCTCAAGGCGCGGGCCGATCAGCATGCGGCATTGCTTGCGGCGGAGGTGCGCCGGTATCGTCCGGCGATCCTCCACACCACGACACACTTCACGAACGCGATCGCGGTCGCCTCGGTGGCCAAAGCATTCGGCATTCCCTGGGTTTATGAGGTGCGTGGGCAGCTTGCCGATACCTGGGCATCCACCCGCGGGCCGCAGGCCCTGACCTCGCAGCGATACCGCGAGTTCTCGGCTCGCGAGCTCGACGCGGCAAAGTCGGCGGATGCGGTGGTCACCCTCGGGGAAAACATGAAGCGACAGCTCGTGGCCGGGGGCGTCTCGGAGGCCAAGATCTCGGTGTGCCCCAACGCCGTCGGCGTTCCCTTTATTAATGAGCCGCCGACGCAGGGGGATGCGCGTGCGAGGCTCGGCCTCGAACCGGATGTGCAACTGATCGGGACCGTCTCGAGCATTGTCGATTACGAGGGCCTCGACCTACTGTTGCGGGCCGCTGCGCTACTGATTCCGTCGCATCCCCGTTTGCGAGTGCGCATCGCGGGCGATGGCGTCGCCCTCCCCGGGCTGAAGGTGCTCGCGGAAGAACTCGGTATCGCCGACCGCTGCGATTTTCCCGGCCGCGTGCAGCGCGCCGAGGCGATCTGGCACCACGCGGCGCTCGACGTGTTCGTCGTGCCGCGTAAGGACCTCACCGTGACCCGCAGCGTGACGCCGATGAAGACCGTCGAAGCCTCGGCGGTTGGGCGGCCGGTGGTCGCATCCCGATTGCCCGCGCTCGAGGAACTCGTCGTTGACGGGGAAACTGGGCTGCTCTTCGAGGCCGAGAACGCTGGGGCGCTCGCGGACACGCTTCGCTCACTGCTCGATGATCAGCCGCGGATAGAGCGCATGGGCGCGAATGGCCGCGAATGGGCTCTCGAGACGCGGACGTGGGCGGCGAATGCGACGACGTACGAGAATGTTTATGCCCGACTCGCCCGCTAG
- the wecC gene encoding UDP-N-acetyl-D-mannosamine dehydrogenase, whose product MTTSASPKTVFETVCVVGLGYIGLPTAAFIASRGPRVIGVDVKQSFVDQINAGEVPFFEPDFDVLLKEVVKDGKLSAQTDTPVADAYIVAVPTPFKDDYAVDTKYIQAAAKNIAPQLKGGELIVLESTSPPGTTEKMAEFILAERSDLTMEDGLENSVYFAHAPERVLPGRIMAEMSANDRVIGGVTPRASEMARDLYATFSNGELLVTDAKTAEMAKLTENSFRDVNIAFANELSIISERLGIDVWELIELANHHPRVNILQPGPGVGGHCIAVDPWFIVNAAPEESRLIRTAREVNDGKPVYVLDKVEALAQRFKDPVVAALGIAFKANIDDLRESPSLNIVDKLATDVAGVDVRVVEPNVEELPEQLSRHENVRKQDLEGAIADADIVLLLVDHDSFKTLDQELLKEKVIVDTKGVWR is encoded by the coding sequence ATGACGACCTCCGCATCACCGAAGACCGTTTTTGAGACCGTGTGTGTGGTTGGGCTGGGGTATATCGGCCTGCCGACGGCGGCGTTTATCGCGTCGCGGGGTCCGCGGGTGATTGGTGTGGATGTGAAGCAGAGCTTTGTGGATCAGATCAACGCGGGCGAGGTGCCATTCTTCGAGCCCGACTTCGACGTGCTGCTGAAGGAGGTCGTCAAGGACGGCAAGCTTTCGGCACAGACCGACACCCCTGTCGCGGATGCGTACATCGTCGCGGTGCCGACGCCGTTCAAGGACGACTATGCGGTGGACACGAAGTACATCCAGGCCGCAGCGAAGAACATTGCCCCGCAGCTCAAGGGTGGGGAGTTGATTGTGCTGGAGTCGACCTCGCCTCCGGGAACGACGGAGAAGATGGCGGAGTTCATCCTCGCGGAGCGTTCGGACCTCACGATGGAAGATGGCCTCGAGAACTCGGTGTATTTCGCGCACGCTCCGGAGCGGGTGTTGCCGGGTCGGATTATGGCGGAGATGTCCGCGAACGACCGCGTGATCGGTGGGGTGACGCCGCGTGCGTCGGAGATGGCGCGTGACCTGTATGCGACATTCAGCAACGGCGAGTTGCTCGTGACGGACGCGAAGACGGCCGAAATGGCGAAGCTGACAGAGAACTCGTTCCGCGACGTGAACATCGCGTTCGCGAACGAGCTGTCGATCATTTCGGAGCGGCTCGGGATTGACGTGTGGGAGCTGATCGAGCTCGCGAACCATCACCCGCGCGTGAATATTCTGCAGCCGGGCCCCGGCGTGGGTGGACACTGCATCGCGGTGGACCCGTGGTTTATTGTGAACGCGGCTCCGGAGGAGTCGCGCCTGATCCGTACCGCCCGCGAGGTGAACGACGGCAAGCCAGTATACGTACTCGACAAGGTTGAGGCGCTCGCGCAGCGGTTCAAGGACCCGGTGGTTGCGGCGCTGGGTATCGCGTTCAAGGCGAACATTGATGATCTGCGGGAGTCGCCGTCGTTGAACATTGTGGACAAGCTGGCGACCGACGTGGCTGGGGTTGATGTTCGCGTGGTGGAGCCGAATGTTGAGGAGCTGCCGGAGCAGTTGTCGCGTCATGAGAATGTGCGCAAGCAGGATCTTGAGGGTGCGATCGCGGACGCGGATATCGTGCTGCTGTTGGTGGATCACGACTCGTTCAAGACGCTTGATCAGGAGTTGTTGAAGGAGAAGGTCATTGTCGACACGAAGGGCGTCTGGCGCTAG
- a CDS encoding glycosyltransferase family protein, which produces MSRTVKVLVYGDVNLNVIDGSAIWLPSISEAWAKAGAEVHVQLKGVERRDLLSGPLRKLAGVRVFDAHPKNRETLTVEEAADAIKQLDASHDYDVILVRGIQAAIAIGNRPALAAKLWAYVTEYAYGPDHFDEARRERIGKIANSARFMLAQTEEARAVLENLIPDAAGKTLLLRPMVPDEVRPGEEPHNLAARGTAENPLRLIYTGKFAKAWRTDLMPALVGELEQLGVHAELTMVGDKVHNEPTDVDWADNMRDIMAAGLPRVTWAGAKDRATSLQMVADSDLLLSWRSPELDLSLEISTKVLESSALGVPAVINRTPMHEAIFGPDYPFFVDARTDTPAEIARKIRDALRASGDVSRRVEAIIQPYRISSRADELRGYLRRIGIEWADGEFRDSAVLPASLASPTKPLKVLLAGHDLKFAGELVDLLRRLPGVELRIDQWEALHSHNEVASQKALEWADVIICEWAGSNAVWYSRHKKPCQRLIVRLHMFEFRGRWLGNIATENVDLFVTVSELTHDLLLERLDVDASKVAIIPNTLSLADLQREPLAGREYRLGLVGFVPLLKRPDRALELLGRLREVDDRFTLHIRGRMPWEFPHLWQKPEQRESYLDMFAKLGASDLFEAVAIEPFGADMGSWFRKIGWTLSPSTTESFHLAPAEGMASGAVPVVWERPGAEATFGEQFLVRDTAEAAERILATVRDAERLTRLQADAMSAVSRFDEQVVESAWVRAITG; this is translated from the coding sequence GTGAGCCGGACAGTGAAGGTACTCGTATACGGCGACGTCAATCTCAACGTCATCGACGGCTCGGCCATTTGGCTGCCGTCGATCTCCGAGGCGTGGGCAAAGGCCGGGGCCGAGGTGCACGTGCAGCTCAAGGGCGTCGAACGGCGCGACCTCCTTTCCGGTCCCCTGCGCAAGCTTGCCGGCGTGCGGGTCTTTGACGCGCATCCGAAGAACCGCGAGACCCTCACGGTTGAGGAAGCGGCCGACGCGATCAAGCAACTCGACGCATCCCACGACTACGACGTCATTCTCGTGCGCGGCATACAGGCCGCCATCGCGATCGGGAACAGACCAGCGCTCGCGGCGAAGCTGTGGGCGTACGTCACGGAGTACGCGTATGGGCCCGACCACTTCGACGAGGCCCGGCGCGAGCGCATCGGGAAGATCGCGAACTCGGCCCGATTCATGCTGGCGCAGACCGAGGAAGCCCGGGCCGTCCTCGAGAATCTCATCCCGGATGCCGCGGGCAAGACGCTGCTGCTGCGGCCGATGGTGCCGGACGAAGTGCGACCAGGTGAAGAACCGCACAATCTCGCGGCGCGCGGCACGGCCGAAAACCCCCTGCGCCTGATTTATACGGGCAAGTTCGCCAAGGCGTGGCGCACCGACCTCATGCCCGCGCTCGTGGGCGAGCTCGAACAGCTCGGGGTGCATGCCGAGCTCACGATGGTCGGCGACAAGGTGCACAACGAGCCCACCGACGTGGACTGGGCCGACAATATGCGCGACATCATGGCGGCGGGACTGCCGCGCGTGACGTGGGCCGGAGCCAAAGACCGCGCGACGAGCCTCCAGATGGTCGCTGATTCGGATCTGCTGCTGAGCTGGCGCTCGCCCGAGCTTGACCTGAGTCTCGAGATCTCCACGAAGGTGCTCGAGAGCAGTGCCCTCGGGGTACCCGCAGTCATCAACCGCACGCCGATGCACGAGGCGATTTTCGGGCCCGACTACCCCTTCTTTGTGGATGCCCGCACCGACACCCCGGCGGAGATCGCGAGAAAGATTCGGGATGCGCTGCGGGCGAGCGGTGATGTGTCGCGCCGAGTCGAGGCGATCATCCAGCCGTATCGGATCTCGAGCCGCGCCGATGAGCTGCGGGGCTACCTGCGCCGGATTGGCATCGAGTGGGCCGACGGCGAGTTCCGCGACTCGGCGGTGCTGCCCGCATCCCTCGCCTCTCCGACGAAGCCGCTCAAGGTGCTGCTCGCTGGCCACGACCTCAAGTTCGCCGGCGAACTCGTCGATCTCCTGCGCCGGTTGCCGGGCGTCGAACTGCGTATTGACCAGTGGGAGGCGCTGCACTCGCACAACGAGGTCGCGTCCCAGAAGGCGCTCGAATGGGCCGACGTCATCATCTGCGAATGGGCGGGCTCGAACGCCGTTTGGTATTCGCGGCACAAGAAGCCCTGCCAGCGGCTCATCGTGCGGCTGCACATGTTCGAGTTCCGCGGCCGCTGGCTCGGAAACATCGCGACCGAGAACGTCGACCTCTTCGTGACGGTGTCGGAGCTCACGCACGATCTCTTGCTCGAGCGCCTCGACGTGGATGCGTCGAAGGTCGCGATCATCCCGAATACGCTGAGCCTCGCCGATCTCCAGCGTGAACCGCTGGCCGGGCGCGAATATCGCCTTGGTCTTGTCGGCTTCGTGCCGCTGCTCAAACGGCCCGACCGCGCGCTTGAGCTGCTCGGTCGCCTTCGCGAGGTCGACGACCGATTCACCCTGCACATCCGCGGCCGCATGCCGTGGGAGTTCCCGCACCTCTGGCAGAAGCCGGAACAGCGAGAGAGCTACCTCGACATGTTCGCGAAGCTCGGAGCGAGCGATCTCTTCGAGGCGGTCGCCATCGAACCGTTCGGCGCTGACATGGGGAGCTGGTTCCGCAAGATTGGTTGGACGCTTTCGCCCTCGACCACCGAGAGCTTCCACCTCGCACCCGCCGAGGGCATGGCATCGGGCGCGGTACCCGTCGTATGGGAGCGGCCGGGCGCCGAGGCGACGTTCGGCGAGCAATTCCTCGTGCGCGATACCGCCGAGGCCGCAGAGCGCATCCTCGCCACCGTACGCGACGCCGAGCGACTCACGCGGCTGCAGGCGGATGCGATGTCAGCCGTTTCGCGCTTCGACGAACAGGTTGTCGAGAGCGCGTGGGTGCGCGCAATCACGGGGTAG
- a CDS encoding heparinase II/III domain-containing protein — MSRSDLRRDLRRGHITVPAKYQVDPIPWAGGLDYASLNQGSESFKWWLSCLGFLRVFSNADRLSPDDEAVCVEIIRDWVAHNPQDSPAISRAWDAHAVAYRTDSFLDVAERVEDHEWLDEILREHKVFLAAEENFQGNWNHGVDQSKSLINVAERLGDREAQQLGLARLESAMLSVVDDEGVTIEQAVHYDYFNYQQLKSCVEYLDGHPGSEATVTRLRARIEKMPDFLAHATRPDGTWFEIGDTPIEPAGSIPDTIAEFAATRGASGPRPTENAKTFSAGYIFGRSGWGENRPFETESAYSVRFGPGRLIHGHADNLSIRFVAHGKELIKDGGFHGYTDDENRAWLRSQSAHSTIIASRGRKKSTQNPSEVTYSRVEPDWQSYTITANPFEHTYVYRSIYIEFDPDVLVVWDRLRSRRATPFEQRWIIHPDALLTRDGSVTRGEGAGQFTATQHFAAQQVNVVNSSDAGAPLGATDTHNELAPNGSIQYRLRGRDCGFLTVFQFGSAHPAPITLASERRGLGKQVRSLTGFAKVGSLLLDANLGLVAQP; from the coding sequence TTGAGCCGATCGGACTTGCGACGCGACCTTCGGCGCGGGCACATCACTGTGCCAGCGAAGTACCAGGTCGATCCCATCCCCTGGGCGGGTGGACTCGACTACGCCTCACTCAATCAGGGCTCTGAGTCGTTTAAATGGTGGCTCTCGTGCCTCGGCTTCCTCCGCGTTTTCTCAAATGCCGACCGGCTCAGCCCCGACGATGAGGCGGTCTGCGTTGAGATCATTCGCGACTGGGTCGCGCACAACCCGCAGGACTCCCCCGCAATCTCGAGGGCATGGGATGCGCACGCCGTCGCGTACCGAACCGACTCGTTCCTCGACGTCGCCGAGCGTGTCGAGGATCACGAGTGGCTCGACGAGATCCTGCGCGAACACAAGGTCTTCCTGGCGGCGGAGGAGAACTTCCAGGGCAATTGGAACCACGGCGTCGATCAGTCAAAATCGCTCATCAATGTCGCCGAGCGCCTCGGCGATCGCGAGGCCCAGCAGCTCGGACTCGCGCGCCTCGAGTCGGCGATGCTCAGCGTCGTCGACGATGAAGGCGTGACCATCGAGCAGGCCGTCCATTACGACTACTTCAACTACCAGCAGCTCAAGAGTTGTGTCGAATACCTCGACGGTCATCCCGGTTCAGAGGCGACCGTGACCCGCCTGCGCGCGCGGATTGAGAAGATGCCCGACTTTCTCGCCCACGCAACGCGGCCCGATGGCACGTGGTTCGAGATCGGCGATACCCCGATCGAGCCCGCCGGGTCAATCCCCGATACGATCGCCGAGTTTGCGGCCACCCGGGGAGCGTCTGGGCCCCGCCCCACGGAAAACGCCAAGACGTTCTCGGCCGGCTATATCTTTGGCCGTTCGGGCTGGGGCGAAAACCGGCCATTCGAGACAGAGTCTGCGTACTCCGTGCGATTCGGGCCCGGGCGGCTCATCCACGGTCATGCCGATAACTTGTCGATCCGTTTCGTCGCCCATGGCAAGGAACTCATCAAAGACGGCGGCTTCCACGGCTACACGGATGACGAGAATCGCGCGTGGCTGCGCTCGCAATCGGCCCACAGCACGATCATCGCCAGCCGCGGCCGAAAGAAGTCGACACAGAACCCCAGCGAAGTGACGTACTCACGTGTCGAGCCGGATTGGCAGTCGTACACCATCACGGCAAATCCGTTCGAGCACACCTATGTATACAGATCTATCTACATCGAGTTTGACCCCGACGTCCTCGTCGTCTGGGACCGCCTGCGCAGCCGCCGCGCCACGCCCTTCGAACAGCGCTGGATTATTCACCCGGATGCGCTTCTCACCCGCGACGGGAGTGTCACCCGCGGCGAAGGTGCCGGGCAGTTCACCGCAACGCAGCATTTCGCCGCGCAGCAAGTGAACGTGGTGAATTCGAGCGACGCCGGAGCCCCGCTCGGCGCAACCGACACCCACAACGAGCTCGCCCCGAACGGGTCGATCCAGTACCGACTGCGCGGTCGAGACTGTGGCTTCCTGACCGTGTTTCAGTTCGGCTCCGCGCACCCCGCACCAATTACGCTCGCATCCGAACGCCGCGGCTTGGGGAAGCAGGTTCGGAGCCTCACCGGCTTCGCGAAAGTCGGTTCTTTGCTGCTTGACGCGAATCTTGGGTTGGTGGCGCAGCCATAG